A portion of the Citrobacter rodentium NBRC 105723 = DSM 16636 genome contains these proteins:
- the tehA gene encoding dicarboxylate transporter/tellurite-resistance protein TehA translates to MSNGKRSDDVLNLPAGYFGMVLGTIGMGFAWRYASQIWPVSHWVGDGLVILAMVIWGLLTLAFFSRLLRFPHSVLAEVRHPIMSSFVSLFPATTMLVAIGFVPWCRPLAMALFGVGVVIQLTYAAWQTAGLWRGAHPQEATTPGLYLPTVANNFISAMACGALGYADAGLVFLGAGVFSWLSLEPVILQRLRSAGELPAAMRTSLGIQLAPALVACSAWLSVNGGEGDTLAKMLFGYGLLQLLFMLRLMPWYLSQPFNASFWSFSFGVSALATTGLHLGHASGSGFFHALAVPLFIFTNIIIALLLVRTFVLLVQGKLLIRTARAALLKSEE, encoded by the coding sequence AATGGCAAAAGAAGCGATGATGTCCTGAACCTGCCTGCCGGCTACTTCGGCATGGTGCTGGGAACGATTGGAATGGGTTTTGCCTGGCGCTATGCCAGCCAGATCTGGCCCGTAAGCCACTGGGTCGGCGATGGTCTGGTGATCCTCGCGATGGTTATCTGGGGATTGCTGACGCTGGCGTTTTTCAGCCGTCTGCTGCGCTTCCCGCACAGCGTACTGGCGGAAGTTCGCCATCCGATCATGAGCAGTTTCGTCAGCCTGTTTCCGGCCACCACCATGCTGGTAGCGATTGGCTTTGTTCCCTGGTGCCGACCGCTGGCGATGGCGCTGTTCGGCGTCGGCGTGGTGATCCAACTGACCTATGCGGCCTGGCAGACGGCGGGACTGTGGCGCGGCGCACATCCGCAGGAGGCCACCACGCCCGGTCTTTATCTGCCGACCGTGGCCAATAACTTTATCAGCGCGATGGCCTGCGGCGCGCTGGGCTACGCTGATGCCGGACTGGTTTTTCTGGGCGCGGGCGTCTTTTCCTGGCTGAGCCTTGAGCCGGTCATCCTGCAACGCCTGCGCAGCGCCGGAGAATTACCTGCGGCGATGAGAACGTCGCTCGGCATACAGTTGGCCCCGGCGCTGGTAGCCTGTAGCGCCTGGCTTAGCGTCAACGGCGGCGAAGGCGATACGCTGGCGAAAATGCTGTTTGGCTACGGCCTGCTGCAACTGCTGTTTATGCTGCGTCTGATGCCGTGGTATCTCTCACAGCCTTTCAACGCCTCGTTCTGGAGCTTCTCGTTCGGCGTGTCGGCGCTGGCGACAACGGGGCTACACCTTGGACACGCCAGCGGGTCGGGTTTTTTCCACGCACTTGCCGTGCCATTGTTTATCTTTACCAATATTATTATTGCGTTACTGCTGGTACGCACCTTTGTTCTGCTGGTGCAGGGGAAATTGCTCATCCGCACAGCACGCGCGGCTTTACTGAAATCTGAGGAGTAA
- the tehB gene encoding tellurite resistance methyltransferase TehB, whose amino-acid sequence MTLRDENYFTEKYDLTRTHSEVLEAVRVIKPGKTLDLGCGNGRNSLYLAANGFEVTAWDKNPMSIANVERIKAAEGLENLQTKVVDLNALRFEGEYDFILSTVVLMFLEANTIPGLIDNMQRCTRPGGYNLIVAAMDTADFPCTVGFPFAFKEGELRRYYAGWELLKYNEDVGELHRTDADGNRIKLRFATLLARKTA is encoded by the coding sequence ATGACCCTTCGTGATGAAAACTATTTCACTGAAAAATACGATTTAACCCGCACGCATTCAGAAGTGCTGGAAGCGGTCCGGGTGATTAAGCCGGGCAAAACGCTGGATTTAGGCTGCGGCAATGGCCGCAACAGTTTATATCTGGCGGCGAATGGCTTTGAGGTGACGGCCTGGGATAAAAACCCGATGAGCATCGCCAACGTTGAGCGCATTAAAGCGGCGGAAGGACTGGAGAACCTGCAAACGAAGGTTGTGGATCTTAACGCGCTGCGCTTTGAGGGCGAGTACGATTTTATCCTCTCCACTGTGGTGCTGATGTTCCTTGAGGCCAACACCATTCCGGGTCTGATCGACAATATGCAGCGCTGCACCAGGCCCGGCGGTTATAACCTGATTGTCGCGGCGATGGATACTGCCGATTTTCCCTGCACCGTCGGCTTTCCGTTTGCCTTCAAAGAAGGGGAGTTGCGCCGTTACTACGCCGGTTGGGAACTGCTGAAATATAACGAAGATGTCGGCGAACTGCATCGCACAGACGCTGACGGCAACCGCATCAAACTGCGTTTCGCCACGCTGTTAGCCCGCAAAACGGCGTAA
- a CDS encoding helix-turn-helix domain-containing protein: protein MTQTYDAFENLRKHNAVLHESVALHSGVQLAAWSNKRDTITQYCDHHTLSLYIADGYESYHKTTTGWENGGGPDRFCLMPKESESTWDIRDDLSFVHLYCTDAHLREVGEKVWDKSPYRFTLDERLFGNDPGITAVYRQFFLGNDWQQPANHLTLSAASSLLMTHLIQHYSNVQWRLPTVTGGLAPVTLRNVLAWIDAHLAESMTLADLAREAALSEFHFARMFRQSMKIAPHQYVMQRRMALAKQLVCHSQRPLTEIALVCGFSSPSHFSNRFRQATGKTPSQLRAARDM, encoded by the coding sequence ATGACTCAGACCTATGATGCCTTTGAAAATCTGCGCAAACACAACGCCGTGCTGCATGAGTCGGTGGCGCTGCACTCTGGCGTCCAGCTGGCGGCATGGTCAAACAAGCGCGATACCATCACCCAGTATTGCGATCATCACACCCTCAGCCTGTATATCGCGGACGGCTACGAGAGTTATCACAAAACAACCACCGGCTGGGAAAACGGCGGCGGCCCGGACCGCTTCTGCCTGATGCCGAAAGAGAGTGAGTCCACCTGGGATATTCGCGACGACCTGTCGTTTGTGCATCTGTACTGCACCGATGCGCACCTGCGTGAAGTTGGGGAGAAGGTGTGGGATAAAAGCCCCTATCGCTTTACCCTCGATGAACGGCTGTTTGGCAACGATCCAGGGATAACCGCCGTCTACCGGCAGTTTTTTCTCGGTAATGACTGGCAGCAGCCCGCCAATCACCTGACGCTCAGCGCCGCCTCGTCGCTGTTAATGACCCATCTGATTCAGCACTACAGCAACGTTCAGTGGCGTTTACCCACGGTCACCGGCGGGCTTGCGCCGGTCACGCTGCGCAACGTGCTGGCCTGGATTGACGCTCATCTGGCGGAGTCGATGACCCTGGCGGATCTGGCGCGCGAGGCGGCGCTCAGCGAATTTCATTTCGCCCGCATGTTTCGCCAGTCGATGAAGATAGCGCCGCATCAGTACGTGATGCAGCGGCGAATGGCGCTGGCGAAGCAGCTGGTCTGTCATTCACAGCGCCCGCTCACCGAAATTGCGCTGGTCTGCGGATTCAGCTCCCCGAGCCATTTCAGCAATCGCTTCAGGCAGGCGACCGGAAAAACGCCGTCGCAGCTACGCGCGGCGCGCGATATGTAA
- a CDS encoding benzoate/H(+) symporter BenE family transporter — translation MRAISLPVPSLLAGFVAVLVGYASSAAIIWQAALAAGASTVQIAGWMTALGLAMGASTLILTLYYRAPVLTAWSTPGAALLVTGLEGLTLPEAIGVFIIANALIVLSGITGLFARMMKLIPPSLAAAMLAGILLRFGLQAFADLEGNVVLCGSMLLAWLLLKITAPRYAVVAALITGATVAPIKGDVVTHSLALSPVLPTFIAPHFSLAHALGIAVPLFLVTMASQNAPGVATLKASGYDLPVSPLIVVTGLLALLFSPFGVYSVCIAAITAAICQSPEAHPDASKRWLAAASAGGFYLLAGIFGSSITGMMAALPVSGVQMLAGLALLGTLSGSLYQALHNDAERDAAIITFLVTASGLTLCGIGPAFWGLVAGGICFCGLHIARRA, via the coding sequence ATGCGCGCGATTTCTCTTCCCGTACCTTCGCTACTGGCGGGGTTTGTCGCCGTCCTTGTCGGCTACGCCAGCTCTGCGGCCATTATCTGGCAGGCCGCGCTGGCGGCTGGCGCCAGCACCGTTCAGATCGCGGGCTGGATGACGGCACTCGGTTTAGCGATGGGGGCCAGTACGCTGATCCTGACGTTATACTATCGCGCTCCGGTACTGACCGCCTGGTCGACGCCCGGCGCGGCGCTGCTGGTCACCGGCCTGGAGGGACTGACGCTACCGGAAGCCATCGGCGTATTTATTATCGCGAACGCCCTGATCGTTTTGAGCGGCATAACCGGACTGTTCGCACGGATGATGAAGCTCATTCCGCCATCGCTGGCCGCCGCGATGCTGGCAGGCATCCTGTTGCGCTTCGGGCTCCAGGCTTTTGCCGATCTGGAGGGGAATGTCGTCCTCTGTGGCAGTATGCTGCTGGCCTGGCTGCTGCTGAAAATAACGGCGCCGCGTTATGCGGTCGTTGCCGCGCTGATAACTGGCGCGACTGTGGCGCCGATAAAAGGTGACGTTGTCACGCATTCGCTGGCGCTGTCTCCTGTTTTACCCACGTTTATTGCGCCCCACTTCTCGCTGGCGCACGCGCTGGGTATTGCGGTGCCGCTGTTTCTGGTGACGATGGCTTCCCAGAACGCGCCGGGGGTGGCGACGCTGAAAGCCAGCGGCTACGATCTGCCCGTCTCACCGCTGATTGTCGTTACCGGCCTGCTCGCCCTGCTGTTCTCTCCGTTTGGCGTCTATTCCGTCTGCATAGCCGCCATCACCGCAGCCATTTGCCAAAGCCCGGAGGCGCATCCCGATGCCTCAAAACGCTGGCTGGCCGCCGCCTCAGCCGGCGGGTTTTATCTGTTAGCGGGGATTTTTGGCAGTTCAATTACCGGGATGATGGCGGCGCTGCCGGTCAGCGGCGTACAGATGCTGGCCGGGTTAGCGCTGTTGGGCACCCTTTCCGGCAGTCTGTATCAGGCGTTGCATAATGACGCGGAACGTGACGCCGCTATCATTACTTTTCTGGTCACCGCCAGCGGCCTTACGCTCTGCGGTATCGGCCCGGCGTTCTGGGGACTGGTGGCGGGCGGGATCTGCTTTTGCGGTTTACATATCGCGCGCCGCGCGTAG
- a CDS encoding helix-turn-helix domain-containing protein — MDNLTHYLATTLKTLRSQRGWSLSRLAEATGVSKAMLGQIERNESSPTVATLWKIATGLNVPFSTFIAPPESTRLPTFDPQQQAMVVTPLFPWDPELCFDHFSILLAPGALSESTPHEAGVIEHVVVIYGELEMRINAQWRSIHAGEGVRFAGDEPHAYRNSSGQPVHFHSLIHYPRS, encoded by the coding sequence ATGGACAATCTGACCCACTATCTGGCAACCACGCTGAAAACGCTGCGCAGCCAGCGTGGCTGGAGCCTGTCCCGACTGGCGGAAGCGACCGGAGTTTCAAAAGCGATGCTGGGCCAGATCGAGCGTAACGAATCCAGCCCGACGGTAGCGACGCTGTGGAAAATTGCCACCGGACTGAATGTTCCGTTTTCGACGTTTATTGCGCCACCGGAATCGACGCGTTTGCCGACCTTCGACCCACAGCAGCAGGCGATGGTGGTGACGCCGCTGTTTCCGTGGGACCCGGAACTTTGCTTCGATCATTTTTCCATCCTGCTGGCGCCGGGCGCGCTCAGTGAATCAACGCCGCACGAAGCGGGCGTTATCGAACATGTGGTGGTGATCTACGGCGAACTGGAGATGCGTATTAATGCGCAATGGCGCAGCATACACGCCGGAGAAGGCGTCCGCTTTGCGGGCGATGAACCGCACGCTTACCGCAACAGCAGCGGGCAACCCGTCCACTTCCATTCATTAATTCATTACCCGCGCAGTTAA
- a CDS encoding peptidase U32 family protein: MRQPPHRLELLSPARDTAIAREAILHGADAVYIGGPGFGARHNASNSLKDIAGLVPFAHRYGAKVFITLNTILHDDELEPARRLITDLYQTGVDALIVQDMGILELDIPPIELHASTQCDIRSVEKAKFLSDVGFSQIVLARELNLEQIRAIYQATDATIEFFIHGALCVAYSGQCYISHAQTGRSANRGDCSQACRLPYTLKDDRGRVVSYEKHLLSMKDNDQTANLGALIDAGVRSFKIEGRYKDMSYVKNITAHYRQMLDAIIEERGDLARASAGRTEHFFIPSTDKTFHRGSTDYFVNARKGDIGAFDSPKFIGLPVGEVLTVAKDYLDVEVSEPLANGDGLNVLIKRDVVGFRANTVEKTGQNRYRVWPNEMPPDLRKVRPHHPLNRNLDHNWQQALSKTSSERRVAVDIELGGWQEQLILTLISEEGVSVTHTLEGQFEEANNGEKALSNLQDGLAKLGQTLYYPREIQINLPGAPFVPNSQLNAFRREAVEMLDDARLASYQRGARKPVAEPAPVYPQTHLSFLANVYNHKAREFYQRYGVQLIDAAYEAHEEKGDVPVMITKHCLRFAFNLCPKQAKGNIKSWKATPMQLVNGDEVLTLKFDCRPCEMHVIGRIKNHILKMPLPGSIVGSVTPEELMKTLPKRNNA, translated from the coding sequence ATGCGCCAGCCTCCACATCGCCTTGAATTGTTAAGCCCGGCACGCGATACCGCTATCGCCCGCGAAGCCATTTTACACGGCGCTGACGCCGTCTACATTGGCGGCCCCGGATTTGGCGCGCGACATAACGCCAGTAACAGCCTGAAAGATATTGCCGGACTGGTGCCTTTTGCCCATCGCTACGGCGCGAAAGTGTTCATTACGCTGAATACTATTCTGCACGATGATGAACTGGAACCGGCCCGGCGTCTGATTACCGATCTCTATCAGACCGGCGTTGATGCGCTGATCGTTCAGGATATGGGCATTCTGGAGCTGGATATTCCGCCCATTGAGCTGCACGCCAGCACCCAGTGCGATATCCGCAGCGTTGAAAAAGCCAAATTTCTCTCTGACGTTGGCTTCAGCCAGATCGTGCTGGCGCGCGAACTGAATCTTGAACAGATCCGCGCCATTTATCAGGCGACCGACGCCACAATTGAATTTTTCATTCATGGGGCGCTGTGCGTGGCCTATTCCGGTCAGTGCTATATCTCCCATGCCCAGACCGGGCGCAGCGCCAACCGCGGCGACTGTTCGCAGGCGTGTCGTTTGCCCTATACCCTGAAGGACGATCGGGGGCGGGTGGTGTCCTATGAAAAGCATCTCTTGTCGATGAAAGATAACGACCAGACCGCGAACCTCGGCGCATTGATTGATGCCGGCGTTCGTTCCTTTAAGATTGAAGGTCGTTACAAAGACATGAGCTACGTGAAGAACATCACCGCGCACTATCGCCAGATGCTGGACGCCATCATTGAGGAACGCGGCGACCTGGCGCGCGCTTCTGCGGGGCGTACGGAACATTTCTTTATTCCTTCTACCGACAAGACCTTCCATCGCGGCAGTACCGACTACTTTGTCAATGCCCGCAAGGGCGATATTGGCGCTTTTGATTCGCCGAAGTTTATTGGCTTACCGGTTGGCGAAGTGCTGACCGTCGCGAAAGATTATCTTGATGTGGAGGTCAGCGAGCCGCTGGCGAACGGCGATGGCCTGAACGTGCTGATTAAACGCGATGTGGTCGGTTTTCGCGCCAACACCGTTGAAAAAACCGGACAGAACCGCTATCGCGTCTGGCCAAATGAGATGCCGCCCGACCTGCGTAAAGTGCGTCCGCACCATCCGCTGAACCGCAATCTCGATCACAACTGGCAGCAGGCGCTCAGCAAAACCTCAAGCGAACGACGGGTGGCGGTGGATATCGAACTCGGCGGCTGGCAGGAACAGCTGATCCTGACGTTAATCAGCGAGGAGGGGGTTAGCGTCACCCATACGCTGGAGGGACAGTTTGAGGAAGCCAATAACGGCGAAAAAGCGCTGAGTAATCTGCAAGACGGGCTGGCGAAGCTCGGTCAGACGCTCTACTACCCTCGTGAGATACAGATTAACCTGCCCGGCGCGCCGTTTGTGCCAAATAGCCAGCTCAATGCGTTTCGTCGGGAAGCGGTTGAGATGCTCGATGACGCGCGGCTTGCCAGCTATCAGCGCGGCGCGCGCAAGCCGGTCGCTGAACCGGCGCCGGTTTATCCGCAGACCCATCTCAGCTTCCTGGCGAATGTCTACAACCATAAGGCGCGCGAATTTTATCAGCGCTATGGCGTACAGCTGATTGATGCTGCTTATGAAGCGCATGAGGAGAAGGGCGACGTGCCGGTGATGATCACCAAACATTGCCTGCGCTTTGCCTTTAATCTGTGTCCGAAACAGGCGAAAGGAAACATCAAAAGCTGGAAAGCGACGCCGATGCAGCTGGTCAATGGCGATGAGGTGCTGACGCTGAAATTTGACTGTCGTCCGTGCGAGATGCACGTTATCGGCAGGATTAAAAACCATATTCTCAAAATGCCGCTGCCCGGCAGCATTGTGGGCTCTGTCACTCCGGAAGAGCTGATGAAAACGCTGCCGAAGCGTAATAACGCTTAA
- a CDS encoding DUF2554 family protein — translation MVIKAISAMLVIGALFSGQTLAGHKGHLYLWIKTADQQLRHEADSDELRAVAEESAESLRDHHFWQKSRRPEIHFR, via the coding sequence ATGGTGATAAAAGCAATATCCGCAATGTTAGTGATTGGCGCGCTCTTTTCCGGCCAGACTCTGGCAGGCCATAAGGGACATCTGTATTTGTGGATTAAAACGGCGGATCAGCAGTTACGTCATGAAGCAGACAGCGATGAACTGCGCGCGGTGGCGGAAGAGTCTGCCGAAAGCCTGCGCGATCACCACTTCTGGCAAAAGTCACGCAGGCCGGAGATCCACTTTCGTTAA
- a CDS encoding type II toxin-antitoxin system HicB family antitoxin gives MRYPVNLIPAAEGGYVVSFPDIPEALTQGETRHQTLEAAQEALISAFEFYFEDNDPIPLPSPVGKTDDYVEIPLSVASKVLLLNAFLEARISQLELAKRIGRPKQEITRLFDLRHATKIDAVQAAARALGKELSLTIK, from the coding sequence ATGCGTTATCCCGTTAATCTTATTCCTGCCGCCGAAGGCGGCTATGTGGTTTCGTTTCCTGATATTCCGGAAGCGCTCACCCAGGGTGAAACCCGTCATCAAACACTCGAGGCGGCGCAGGAGGCGCTGATTAGCGCTTTCGAATTTTATTTCGAAGATAACGACCCCATCCCGTTGCCGTCGCCGGTAGGTAAAACAGATGACTATGTTGAAATTCCTCTCAGCGTGGCCTCAAAGGTGCTTTTATTAAACGCCTTTCTTGAGGCCAGAATCAGCCAACTGGAGCTGGCGAAGCGAATCGGCAGGCCGAAGCAGGAAATTACCCGTTTGTTTGATTTACGCCATGCGACAAAAATCGATGCCGTGCAGGCTGCGGCCAGAGCGCTGGGCAAAGAGCTGTCGTTGACGATAAAGTAA
- a CDS encoding PLP-dependent aminotransferase family protein — MKKYQRLAEQIAEQIASGVWQPGDKLPSLREQVASSGMSFMTVGHAYQLLESQGRIIARPQSGYYVAPRPVGQPGVQPAQVIRDEAVDINTYIFEMLQASRDASVMPFASAFPDPRLFPLQQLNRSLAQVSKTATAMSVIENLPPGNAQLRHAIARRYALQGITVSPDDIVITAGALEALNLSLQAVTEPGDWVIVENPCFYGALQALERLRLKALSVPTDVKEGIDLTALEQALQEYPVKACWLMTNSQNPLGFTLSAQKKARLVAILARHNVMLIEDDVYSELYFGREKPLPAKAWDRQDKILHCSSFSKCLVPGFRIGWVAAGHHARLIQRLQLMSTLSTSSPMQLALVDYLATRRYDAHLRRLRRQLAERKQQAWQTLLRHLPAEVKIHHNNSGYFLWLELPPSMDASALTAEALAHHISIAPGKMFSTSDTWKHFFRFNTAWSWGEREEEAVKQLGQLIRQRLK; from the coding sequence GTGAAAAAATATCAGCGTCTGGCCGAACAAATCGCTGAGCAGATTGCTTCTGGCGTCTGGCAGCCCGGCGACAAGCTTCCGTCGCTGCGTGAACAGGTCGCCAGCAGCGGGATGAGCTTTATGACCGTCGGGCACGCCTACCAGCTGCTGGAAAGCCAGGGGCGAATTATTGCGCGTCCGCAGTCCGGTTATTACGTCGCGCCGCGCCCGGTTGGTCAGCCGGGCGTGCAGCCTGCGCAGGTGATCCGTGATGAAGCGGTGGATATCAACACCTACATTTTTGAGATGTTGCAGGCCAGCCGGGATGCGTCGGTAATGCCTTTTGCCTCGGCGTTCCCCGATCCGCGTCTCTTTCCCCTGCAACAGTTAAACCGTTCGCTGGCGCAGGTGAGCAAAACCGCGACCGCCATGAGCGTCATTGAAAATCTGCCGCCCGGCAATGCGCAACTGCGTCACGCCATTGCCCGACGCTATGCCCTGCAAGGGATCACCGTTTCGCCGGATGATATTGTGATTACCGCCGGGGCGCTGGAAGCGCTGAACCTCAGTTTGCAGGCGGTGACGGAGCCGGGCGACTGGGTGATCGTGGAGAATCCCTGTTTTTATGGCGCTCTGCAGGCGCTGGAACGTCTGCGCTTAAAAGCGCTGTCGGTGCCGACCGACGTTAAAGAAGGAATCGATCTGACGGCGCTGGAGCAGGCGCTACAGGAGTACCCGGTGAAAGCGTGCTGGCTGATGACCAACAGCCAGAATCCACTCGGTTTTACGCTGAGTGCGCAGAAAAAAGCGCGTCTGGTGGCGATCCTTGCCAGGCATAATGTGATGCTGATTGAAGATGACGTCTACAGCGAGCTCTATTTTGGCCGCGAGAAACCGTTACCGGCGAAAGCGTGGGATCGGCAGGATAAGATCCTGCACTGTTCGTCGTTCTCGAAGTGTCTGGTGCCGGGCTTTCGCATCGGCTGGGTGGCGGCGGGTCACCATGCCCGGCTCATCCAGCGTTTGCAGTTGATGAGTACGCTCTCCACCAGTTCCCCGATGCAGCTGGCGCTGGTGGATTATCTCGCAACCCGCCGCTATGACGCGCATCTTCGTCGCCTGCGCCGCCAGCTTGCCGAGCGTAAACAGCAGGCCTGGCAAACGCTGCTGCGTCACCTGCCTGCGGAAGTCAAAATTCATCATAACAACAGCGGCTATTTTCTCTGGCTGGAGCTGCCGCCGTCGATGGATGCCAGCGCGTTGACCGCGGAGGCGCTGGCGCATCACATCAGCATTGCGCCGGGGAAAATGTTCTCGACCTCGGATACCTGGAAACACTTCTTCCGCTTTAATACCGCATGGAGTTGGGGGGAGCGTGAAGAGGAGGCGGTGAAACAGCTTGGGCAGCTTATTCGCCAGCGGCTGAAATAA
- the ydcS gene encoding putative ABC transporter substrate-binding protein YdcS, with product MSKTFARSSLCALSMTLIAAHAAEPPTASDKPEGRLDIIAWPGYIERGQTDKQYDWVTQFEKETGCAVNVKTAATSDEMVSLMAKGGYDLVTASGDASLRLIMGKRVQPINTALIANWQSIDPRVAKGEWFNVNGKVYGTPYQWGPNLLMYNSKTFPTPPDSWQVVFVEQTLPDGKSNKGRVQAYDGPIYIADAALFVKATQPQLGIDDPYQLTEEQYQAVLKVLRDQHSLIHRYWHDTTVQMSDFKNEGVVASSAWPYQANALKSEGQPVATVFPKEGVTGWADTTMLHSEAKHPVCAYKWMNWSLTPKVQGDVAAWFGSLPVVAEGCKASTLLGEKGCETNGYGNFDKIAFWKTPIAEGGKYVPYSRWTKDYIAIMGGR from the coding sequence ATGAGCAAGACATTTGCCCGCAGCAGCCTGTGCGCGCTCAGTATGACGCTGATAGCCGCCCATGCCGCCGAACCGCCCACAGCGTCAGATAAACCGGAAGGTCGCCTCGATATTATCGCCTGGCCCGGTTATATCGAACGCGGGCAGACCGATAAGCAATATGACTGGGTGACGCAGTTTGAAAAAGAGACCGGTTGCGCGGTGAATGTTAAAACCGCCGCCACCTCCGATGAGATGGTCAGCCTGATGGCGAAGGGCGGTTACGATCTGGTGACGGCCTCTGGCGATGCCTCGCTGCGCCTGATTATGGGCAAACGCGTCCAGCCGATTAATACCGCGCTTATCGCCAACTGGCAGAGCATCGATCCGCGCGTGGCGAAAGGCGAGTGGTTTAACGTTAACGGCAAAGTGTACGGTACGCCGTATCAGTGGGGACCCAACCTGCTGATGTACAACAGCAAAACGTTCCCGACGCCGCCGGACAGCTGGCAGGTGGTGTTCGTCGAGCAGACTCTGCCGGACGGTAAAAGCAATAAGGGCCGGGTGCAGGCTTATGACGGGCCGATCTATATTGCCGACGCCGCGCTGTTTGTCAAAGCCACCCAGCCGCAGCTGGGCATTGACGATCCGTATCAGCTTACCGAAGAGCAGTATCAGGCGGTGCTGAAAGTGCTGCGCGATCAGCACAGCCTGATCCACCGCTACTGGCATGACACCACCGTGCAAATGAGCGATTTCAAAAACGAAGGGGTGGTTGCCTCCAGCGCCTGGCCCTATCAGGCGAATGCGCTGAAAAGCGAAGGGCAGCCTGTCGCCACCGTGTTTCCGAAAGAAGGCGTCACCGGCTGGGCGGATACCACCATGCTGCACAGTGAGGCTAAACATCCTGTGTGCGCCTATAAGTGGATGAACTGGTCGCTGACGCCGAAAGTGCAGGGCGATGTCGCGGCATGGTTTGGATCGCTGCCGGTGGTGGCGGAGGGCTGCAAGGCCAGCACGCTGCTCGGCGAAAAAGGGTGCGAAACGAACGGCTACGGCAACTTTGATAAAATTGCCTTCTGGAAAACGCCGATCGCCGAAGGCGGAAAATATGTCCCATACAGCCGCTGGACGAAGGATTACATCGCCATTATGGGTGGTCGTTGA
- a CDS encoding ABC transporter ATP-binding protein, translating into MTYAVEFDNVSRLYGDVRAVDGVNMAIKDGEFFSMLGPSGSGKTTCLRLIAGFEQLSGGSITLFGRQARDLPPWERDVNTVFQDYALFPHMSILDNVAYGLMVKGMDKKQRHAKAREALEKVALGFVHGRKPSQLSGGQRQRVAIARALVNEPRVLLLDEPLGALDLKLREQMQLELKKLQQSLGITFIFVTHDQGEALSMSDRVAVFNNGRIEQVDSPHALYLRPRTPFVAGFVGTSNVFDPAMSDRLCGMTGSYSLRPEHIRLNVPGEIQAQGIIQAVQYQGAATRFELKLSGGERLLVSQANQSGEALSATLSPGQPVMASWPREVMVPLAEER; encoded by the coding sequence ATGACGTACGCAGTGGAGTTCGACAACGTTTCCCGCCTGTACGGCGACGTGCGGGCAGTTGATGGCGTTAATATGGCGATAAAAGACGGGGAGTTTTTCTCGATGCTCGGTCCTTCCGGCTCAGGTAAAACCACCTGTCTGCGCCTGATCGCCGGATTCGAACAGCTCTCCGGCGGTTCCATCACGCTGTTTGGCCGCCAGGCGCGCGATCTGCCGCCCTGGGAACGGGATGTAAACACCGTTTTTCAGGACTATGCGCTGTTCCCGCATATGTCGATTCTCGACAATGTGGCTTACGGCCTGATGGTCAAAGGCATGGATAAGAAACAGCGCCATGCGAAGGCCCGCGAGGCGCTGGAAAAAGTCGCGCTGGGGTTTGTGCATGGGCGTAAGCCGTCCCAGCTCTCCGGCGGGCAGCGCCAGCGGGTGGCGATTGCCCGAGCGCTGGTCAATGAGCCGCGCGTACTGCTGCTCGACGAACCGCTCGGCGCGCTCGATCTCAAGCTGCGCGAGCAGATGCAACTGGAGCTGAAAAAGCTTCAGCAGTCGCTAGGTATCACCTTTATATTCGTCACGCACGATCAGGGCGAGGCGCTGTCGATGTCCGATCGGGTGGCGGTCTTTAATAACGGCCGCATTGAGCAGGTCGATTCACCGCACGCGCTCTATTTACGCCCGCGCACCCCGTTTGTCGCGGGCTTCGTCGGCACTTCTAACGTCTTCGATCCGGCAATGTCCGACCGGCTGTGCGGAATGACGGGCAGCTATTCGCTGCGGCCTGAGCATATCCGGCTGAACGTTCCCGGCGAGATACAGGCGCAGGGGATTATTCAGGCAGTGCAGTATCAGGGAGCGGCGACCCGTTTCGAACTGAAACTGTCCGGCGGCGAAAGGTTGCTGGTCAGCCAGGCTAACCAGTCAGGCGAAGCGCTGTCGGCGACGCTGTCCCCCGGCCAACCGGTGATGGCGTCGTGGCCGCGCGAGGTAATGGTGCCGCTGGCGGAGGAGAGGTGA